The genomic stretch AATCACAGAAGTGGTGGATGAAGTTTTAGAGCTGTTTATGGAATTAGAAGCCACGGATGAACAACTTGATTTTCCCATTATATATGCTTGTGGGCGTGAGGGTTGGTGCACCGCAGACAAAGGAGAAATTGAAGATCTTGTCAACGGAAGCAAGAGTTCTGATTTAAAGCCTCTATTTGACCTTATTCTTGAAGATTTCCCACAACCCAATGTCGTAGCCAATCAAGATTTTCAAATGCTTATCTCAAACCTAGCTTATTCTGATTATGTGGGCAGTTTAGCTATTGGAAAGATCAATTCAGGTAGCATTAAAAAAGGCCAAAAAATTATCCGTCATGGCCTGAATACTAAAAAAGAGCTTGTGCAGGAAAGCTTTACAGTAACAAAACTATTTACCTATCAAGGACTCAAACAAGTTGATGTGGAAGAATTACAAGCCGGTGATATTGGAATTGTAGCTGGAACCGACAAATTTGAAATTGGTGACACCCTTGCTGCCAACGCAAATATACCTATTCTTGAACGTATCAATGTAGAAAATCCAACTTTATCCATGATTTTCTCAATCAACAACTCCCCTTTTTCAGGTCAAGATGGTGAAGCCATTCAATCTAGAAAATTACGTGAACGTCTATTGCGTGAAATCAGGCAAAATGTTGCATTACGCTTTGAAGAAACTGAAAGTTCCGATCAATTTAGAGTATTAGCGCGTGGTGAGTTACAATTGGCAATATTAATTGAACAAATGCGTCGCGAAGGTTTGGAGTTTTTAGTTGGGAAACCTTTGGTACTGACTCAGCAAGATGAAAATGGTAGAATATTGGAACCCTATGAAATAGCTGTTTTAGATGTACCAGAAGAATCTGTGGGTGACCTTTCCCAACTTTTTCAAAATCGCGGCGGTGTCTTGAGCAAATATGAAACCGCAACAGGCTCCAATGAAGGCAGTAGCAATCCACGCGTACGTTTAGAATTCACTATTCCAACCAAAGGTTTATTGGGTACCCGGTCTAAATTTTTATCTATCACCAAAGGTCAGGGCTTGATGAGTTCACAGCTTGATGGCTTTAAAGAAAATTCCAAAGCATTTTTACATAGAAGTCAGGGTGCACTAATTGCAGATAGAACTGGTGATGCCACTGAATATGCCCTACTTGGCCTAGAAGACCGAGGGATCTTTTTTATTGATCCAGGAACAAAAGTGTATGAAGGCATGATTGTTGGTCAATTTAATAAAGATACTGACCTTAACGTTAATGTTTGTCGTGAAAAGAAACTCACCAACTTTAGAGCTGCTAATGCAGACATTTTAGTAACTTTAGCCGGCACAAAAAAAATGAGCCTAGAAGACAGCATTGAGTGGATTGATGATGATGAGTGGATAGAAATCACGCCAAGTACAATAAGAATGCGTAAAAAAGTATTGGCCAGCAATATGCGCAGTGTCAAACGCAAATAATGTGTTACATTTTAGCTTTGCGTTAAAGCTCATGCATTTGACATTGTAAGTCAAAACATGCTAAATCGTCCTAAAAACTGTAGGGAGATTTACGATGCAAAAAACTGTGGCTTATTTTTTTATTTTAGTTTTATGGATGGCAAATATTCAGTTGGCCTTTTCAAACGACGTAACATCTCTTGAAAACTGTACTGACCCATACAATCTTTGTCCATCAGACATATTATCTGTCACCTTAAATTCCATAGAGATTCATCCAAATTCATATGATAAGGGTGGAAGAAAAAACACTGCTTTAGAACTGAGCTACTATTTAGAGCTTGGTCTTCAAGGACATTATACCAATGTCTTAATGTACTGGGAGGATGCTCAAAAAAACTTTCCAGCTAATTTTGAAGATAAATCTTATGAAGTTTCCATAAACAAAAAATACACGAGCATGCTTAAAACAAATATTAATCTTTATAATATTCAAGAAAATACTGATCTAGATGACTTTTACAGTAAAATTAATTTTGTAGTCAAAGAAGCAAGAACAATTGGAAAGTCAACTTTATGCAATATTGCTCTAGCCAAACCAGATCATAACAATAAGCATGCTTTTAACAGCTTTATTAGTATGGTGCGCGATGCTAATGAAAATGACACCAGAAAAGCTCAAACTCATATCAACCTAATTTGCATTCCAAATAATGAATCGGCTCGCATAACATTTAAGTTTTTATTCGAGTTTGAGCGTCAACAAATTGATTGAATATTATAGTCATTTAATAAAGTGTTCGTACATGAAAGATTATTTTTTATGATACACGAAGGCCTTGAGGGCTCTTGCCCGATCAGCCGAGTGTTCATTAAAAATAATCTG from Oligoflexia bacterium encodes the following:
- the typA gene encoding translational GTPase TypA, whose amino-acid sequence is MNFRNVCIIAHVDHGKTTLVDFLLKQAGTFAEHQSVDERVMDSMDLERERGITILAKNTSITVGNIKVNIVDTPGHADFGGEVERIMNMVDGAILLVDAAEGPLPQTRFVLQKALAKGHKIALVVNKVDRNECRHSNRITEVVDEVLELFMELEATDEQLDFPIIYACGREGWCTADKGEIEDLVNGSKSSDLKPLFDLILEDFPQPNVVANQDFQMLISNLAYSDYVGSLAIGKINSGSIKKGQKIIRHGLNTKKELVQESFTVTKLFTYQGLKQVDVEELQAGDIGIVAGTDKFEIGDTLAANANIPILERINVENPTLSMIFSINNSPFSGQDGEAIQSRKLRERLLREIRQNVALRFEETESSDQFRVLARGELQLAILIEQMRREGLEFLVGKPLVLTQQDENGRILEPYEIAVLDVPEESVGDLSQLFQNRGGVLSKYETATGSNEGSSNPRVRLEFTIPTKGLLGTRSKFLSITKGQGLMSSQLDGFKENSKAFLHRSQGALIADRTGDATEYALLGLEDRGIFFIDPGTKVYEGMIVGQFNKDTDLNVNVCREKKLTNFRAANADILVTLAGTKKMSLEDSIEWIDDDEWIEITPSTIRMRKKVLASNMRSVKRK